In Methanosarcina barkeri MS, a single window of DNA contains:
- a CDS encoding acylphosphatase — protein MTSEETVRAEILVSGRVQGVGFRRFARNAAQRLGVESNPKNLRDGRVFVIAEGRPEAVELYINELRKGPMFAHVEDVDVTFREALGNVYQAF, from the coding sequence GTGACCTCTGAAGAAACTGTACGGGCGGAAATCCTTGTATCCGGAAGGGTACAGGGCGTGGGTTTTCGAAGATTTGCAAGAAACGCAGCCCAGCGTCTGGGTGTAGAATCTAACCCCAAAAATTTAAGAGACGGCAGGGTTTTTGTCATTGCCGAAGGCAGACCTGAAGCTGTGGAACTTTATATAAATGAACTCAGGAAAGGACCCATGTTTGCACACGTGGAAGATGTCGATGTCACTTTTAGGGAAGCCCTTGGAAATGTTTACCAAGCCTTTTGA
- a CDS encoding sulfatase-like hydrolase/transferase: MEANPVNTPQSAVVLIVDGLSAPFIYPELTPHALDGTPLEKAELENIPEISKESARVLEFRAPQTFTEGGHSVLVTGNPGADSELVSFKDATVFDILHREGYLCIAVMERGDSWSIRAEQDVILRDENNSINKIKIILEQHEPSSDNPETPEGLLQVMEEAADKAPGYVTSKETREKYSGYNRWGVETACNIVKYMARNKPEQKYLLTINVGAVDSSGHHRDNYGYIDCIECLDNDISSLYELCKKNDLAFVLTADHGMGFSKDDSKGGHQSKKFTDTDEAQLVPLIVHTQDVESGIIRGKHGQEDFAPTLLGVLDIPDRPRFAEGKQILLTDHVNLKVELPEKGSVELRKNGNGKDGNVKEGNVKDGSIVASLQHDDEFLFLGLEPESTYTVSATLDSGNSLEEQEKELTLETDSVLEFTEKGQKIEESSEESSESDSGSGKNSTAGFSKKESGKSNSSLTHLIGYLLIGLVNLVGIVIIAKILKKS; this comes from the coding sequence GTGGAGGCAAATCCTGTTAACACACCTCAGAGTGCAGTCGTGCTGATTGTAGACGGTCTAAGTGCACCTTTTATCTATCCTGAACTTACGCCACATGCACTCGACGGCACACCCCTTGAAAAAGCCGAACTTGAGAATATACCGGAAATAAGTAAAGAGAGCGCAAGGGTTCTGGAATTCCGAGCACCTCAGACTTTTACCGAAGGAGGACATTCTGTCCTTGTCACAGGAAATCCGGGTGCAGACAGTGAACTTGTAAGCTTTAAAGATGCCACTGTTTTCGATATTCTACACAGGGAAGGCTATCTCTGTATTGCGGTTATGGAAAGAGGGGATTCCTGGTCAATCCGTGCCGAGCAGGATGTTATTCTCAGGGATGAAAATAACTCCATAAATAAAATAAAAATTATTCTCGAGCAACACGAGCCTTCCTCTGACAATCCAGAGACACCTGAAGGGCTTTTACAGGTTATGGAAGAAGCTGCTGACAAAGCTCCCGGATATGTCACATCAAAAGAGACACGGGAAAAGTATAGTGGATATAACCGATGGGGAGTCGAAACTGCGTGCAATATTGTTAAGTATATGGCCAGAAACAAACCGGAACAAAAATACTTGCTCACTATTAATGTAGGCGCTGTAGATTCAAGCGGGCACCACCGTGATAATTATGGGTATATAGACTGCATCGAATGTCTTGATAACGATATTTCCTCACTTTATGAGCTCTGCAAGAAAAATGACCTTGCCTTTGTACTGACAGCAGACCATGGAATGGGCTTTTCCAAAGATGATTCCAAGGGTGGACACCAGTCCAAAAAATTTACGGATACAGATGAAGCACAGCTCGTTCCCCTTATAGTGCATACCCAGGACGTTGAAAGCGGAATTATCAGGGGAAAGCACGGTCAGGAAGACTTTGCTCCAACGTTGCTTGGAGTTCTTGATATTCCAGACCGGCCAAGGTTTGCAGAAGGGAAACAAATCCTTTTGACAGACCACGTAAACCTGAAGGTAGAGCTTCCGGAAAAGGGTTCTGTAGAACTCAGGAAGAATGGGAATGGGAAAGACGGAAACGTAAAGGAAGGAAACGTAAAGGATGGAAGTATTGTAGCTTCCCTGCAACATGATGACGAGTTCCTCTTCCTTGGGCTTGAGCCGGAAAGCACCTATACGGTCAGTGCTACTCTTGATTCCGGAAACAGCCTTGAAGAACAGGAAAAAGAGCTCACTCTTGAAACCGACTCGGTACTGGAATTCACCGAAAAAGGGCAGAAAATCGAAGAAAGTAGTGAAGAAAGTTCAGAATCAGATTCAGGTTCTGGAAAAAATTCTACTGCTGGGTTCTCAAAAAAGGAATCTGGAAAATCTAATTCGAGCTTAACGCACCTGATAGGATACCTTTTGATAGGATTGGTCAATCTTGTAGGAATTGTGATTATTGCAAAGATCCTGAAAAAAAGCTGA